One genomic segment of Chitinophaga sancti includes these proteins:
- a CDS encoding lipoprotein signal peptidase: protein MKYRHVILIVVLVLVVDQALKVWIKTHMNFSDEIIIFPNWFRIHFIENDGMAYGMKFGGDFGKIILTLFRLFAVIIGFRYMKKLVKQDYSRGLLICGSLILAGAAGNLIDSLFYGMIFSSSNYADVAQFLPPGGGYGTFLHGNVVDMLYFPILRGHFPTWFPINAGESFVFFRPIFNVADAAISVGVITILVFQKKFFARHHEKEREQREREQVAVSK, encoded by the coding sequence TTGAAATATCGTCACGTAATATTGATTGTAGTACTGGTACTGGTAGTAGATCAGGCATTAAAAGTGTGGATCAAAACCCATATGAACTTCTCTGATGAGATCATCATCTTCCCTAACTGGTTTAGGATTCATTTCATTGAAAACGATGGAATGGCCTACGGTATGAAGTTCGGTGGTGATTTTGGAAAAATAATCCTCACGCTGTTCCGCTTATTTGCGGTAATAATTGGTTTCAGATATATGAAGAAACTGGTGAAGCAGGATTACAGTAGAGGTTTGTTAATTTGTGGTTCATTGATCCTGGCTGGTGCCGCTGGTAACCTGATAGACAGTCTGTTTTACGGAATGATATTCTCTTCTTCCAATTATGCAGATGTAGCACAGTTCCTGCCTCCAGGTGGTGGATATGGCACTTTCCTGCATGGAAATGTGGTGGATATGCTGTACTTCCCGATTTTGAGGGGGCATTTCCCAACCTGGTTCCCGATCAATGCCGGTGAGTCTTTTGTGTTCTTCAGACCTATTTTCAATGTGGCGGATGCTGCAATTTCAGTAGGTGTGATCACGATACTGGTGTTCCAGAAAAAGTTTTTTGCCAGGCACCATGAGAAGGAGAGAGAGCAAAGAGAGAGAGAGCAGGTAGCGGTGAGTAAATAA
- a CDS encoding bifunctional UDP-N-acetylmuramoyl-tripeptide:D-alanyl-D-alanine ligase/alanine racemase, with translation MYNAESISKVLKGELLQQTGNPEIEHILLDSRKVIYPATSVFIPLVSPRRNAHQYIKELYEKGVSNFIVSEPPDLIQFPTATFILVKDTMNALHALVAYHRQQFHIPVIGITGSNGKTIVKEWLYQLLEKDYNIIRSPKSYNSQIGVPLSVWQMKPEHQLAIFEAGISQPGEMEHLEKIIRPNIGIFTNIGEAHNEGFLNIRQKINEKLVLFSKSELLIYCKDYLALNECVNQFHNLVGKKENQEGLQLCTWSRKTDADLRVINVEKNGTHSHIEALHKGESLNITIPFVDEGSIENAIHCWVLMLHLKISPELIQQRMDQLGNIAMRLELKQGINNCSVINDSYNSDLGSLNIALDFLQQQQQHPTRTVILSDILQSGKSDASLYEEVASLMQQKKIDKVIGIGKNIFREKKCFQQVEGLKSTFFLTTEEFIQQFNQQDFQHETILLKGARVFEFERIGKLLEQKVHQTILEINLSSVSHNIKQYQALLKPATKLMAMVKAFSYGSGSFEIANLLQFHGVDYLAVAYADEGVELRRTGITMPIMVMNPEPSSFDAILQWNLEPEIYSLHLLQQFEEEVQIAGKTGFPVHIKLDTGMHRLGFERKDIPELATMLTDNNYLTVKSIFSHLAGSEDPALDDLTKLQGKHFYEMSYELQKALGYAVIRHISNSAAILRHPDLQLDMVRLGIGMYGIDSSEQMQAQLKPVSTLKTTVSQVKHLNNGDFVGYGAKWKAKGPAVTATVRIGYADGYPRRLSNGVGKMLIRGQLAPVVGVVAMDMLMLDVTHIPDIAEGDEVIVFGESLPVQQLAAWAGTIPYEILTGISQRVKRVYFQE, from the coding sequence GTGTATAACGCAGAAAGTATCAGCAAGGTGCTGAAAGGTGAGCTATTACAGCAAACAGGTAACCCGGAGATTGAACATATTCTGTTGGATAGCCGGAAGGTGATATATCCGGCCACCTCTGTTTTCATTCCGTTGGTAAGTCCCCGCAGGAACGCTCATCAATATATAAAAGAATTGTACGAAAAGGGTGTCAGCAACTTCATTGTAAGTGAGCCACCAGACCTGATCCAGTTTCCAACGGCTACCTTTATATTGGTAAAAGATACAATGAATGCGCTGCACGCTTTGGTAGCGTATCACAGACAGCAATTTCATATTCCTGTGATCGGTATAACCGGTAGCAATGGTAAAACCATCGTAAAAGAGTGGTTGTATCAGCTGCTGGAAAAAGATTACAACATTATACGTAGTCCCAAAAGCTACAACTCACAGATAGGGGTCCCTCTTTCTGTATGGCAAATGAAACCTGAGCACCAGCTGGCCATCTTCGAAGCCGGCATCTCCCAACCCGGAGAAATGGAGCACCTGGAAAAGATCATCCGTCCTAACATTGGCATTTTTACTAACATCGGCGAAGCGCATAACGAAGGCTTCCTGAACATTCGCCAAAAGATCAACGAAAAGCTGGTATTGTTTTCCAAGAGCGAGCTGCTCATTTACTGCAAGGATTACCTCGCATTGAATGAATGTGTCAACCAGTTTCACAACCTGGTGGGCAAGAAGGAAAACCAGGAGGGCTTACAACTTTGTACCTGGTCGCGCAAAACGGATGCTGACCTTAGGGTGATCAATGTGGAAAAGAACGGTACCCACTCTCACATCGAGGCCCTGCATAAAGGGGAGTCGCTGAATATTACCATTCCTTTTGTAGATGAGGGTTCTATTGAGAACGCGATTCACTGCTGGGTATTGATGCTACACCTGAAGATCTCTCCGGAATTGATCCAGCAGCGTATGGATCAGTTGGGTAATATCGCTATGCGACTAGAGCTGAAACAGGGTATCAACAACTGCTCTGTGATCAACGACAGTTACAATTCAGATTTAGGTTCTCTCAATATAGCGCTGGATTTTCTGCAACAGCAGCAACAGCACCCTACCCGTACCGTGATACTCAGCGATATTCTGCAAAGCGGCAAGAGCGATGCTTCTCTTTATGAAGAAGTAGCCAGCCTGATGCAACAAAAGAAGATCGACAAAGTGATTGGTATTGGTAAAAACATCTTCCGTGAAAAGAAGTGTTTCCAGCAGGTAGAGGGATTGAAGAGTACTTTCTTCCTCACTACAGAAGAGTTTATCCAGCAGTTTAACCAGCAGGATTTTCAGCATGAGACCATCCTGTTGAAAGGTGCACGTGTATTTGAGTTTGAGCGGATAGGCAAATTGCTGGAACAAAAAGTACATCAGACCATTCTTGAAATCAATCTGAGCTCAGTATCTCATAATATCAAACAATACCAGGCATTGCTGAAACCCGCTACCAAACTGATGGCGATGGTCAAAGCATTTTCTTATGGTAGTGGAAGTTTTGAGATTGCAAATCTATTGCAGTTCCATGGCGTAGATTACCTCGCCGTTGCGTATGCTGATGAAGGTGTTGAATTAAGACGGACAGGTATAACCATGCCGATCATGGTCATGAACCCCGAACCCAGTTCATTTGATGCGATCCTGCAGTGGAACCTTGAACCCGAGATCTACTCCCTGCATTTGTTACAGCAGTTTGAAGAAGAAGTTCAGATAGCAGGCAAGACCGGATTTCCGGTACATATTAAACTAGATACGGGCATGCACAGGCTTGGATTTGAGCGGAAAGACATTCCCGAGCTGGCTACTATGCTGACAGATAATAATTACCTTACAGTTAAATCTATCTTTAGTCACCTGGCAGGTAGTGAAGATCCGGCACTGGATGACCTGACCAAACTACAGGGTAAGCATTTCTATGAAATGAGCTACGAGTTGCAAAAGGCGCTCGGCTATGCGGTGATCAGGCATATTTCGAACAGTGCGGCCATCCTCCGTCACCCTGATTTACAACTGGATATGGTGCGGTTAGGTATCGGGATGTATGGAATAGATAGCAGTGAGCAAATGCAGGCACAACTGAAACCGGTAAGCACACTGAAAACCACCGTTTCGCAGGTAAAACACCTGAATAACGGGGATTTTGTGGGTTATGGTGCAAAGTGGAAGGCAAAAGGTCCGGCTGTAACAGCTACTGTTAGAATCGGTTATGCTGATGGGTATCCCCGCCGCCTTAGCAATGGTGTAGGCAAGATGCTGATCAGGGGGCAACTGGCCCCGGTAGTGGGTGTGGTAGCGATGGATATGCTGATGCTGGATGTAACCCACATTCCGGATATTGCAGAAGGAGATGAAGTAATAGTATTTGGCGAATCCTTACCTGTACAGCAATTGGCGGCCTGGGCAGGTACTATACCTTATGAAATATTAACAGGAATTTCGCAGCGTGTGAAGCGGGTATATTTCCAGGAATAA
- the gldG gene encoding gliding motility-associated ABC transporter substrate-binding protein GldG has product MINSKKKYLQRAILVIAILIGVNILAMYVHTRWDLTAEKRFTLTPSTRQLLKGLDSTVTIEVFLKGDYPASFRQLAQSTQELLEEFREVGGNRVQFSFQNPGQGMNDSDRLAFQQSLAEQGIMPFNMQVQEDANQGYSEKLIFPGALVHYGSKTIGINLLKNQGGQDPMQTMNSSEALLEFQFANAIYQLKQNHLPLVGYMLGHKELLGAEVLDALTSMQSSYLLDTITLQYVSHIPQDFSAIVFAKPADRFTDEDKLKIDQYVMNGGKVIWFVDELNVGMDSLQKHDTYVAMDRELNLEDMLFRYGVRINQDLIQDLQCDRLPQVVGHVGDKPQFDLLPFPYFPLLSPTGAHPIVKNMDLVLSHFASSIDTVKGGDISKTVLLTSSGNSRTERAPVQLSWNDLRTKPNPRQFQQHNLPVAVLLEGQFTSLFRNRLSVDEQQLIQQVTRLPFKDHSDVINKMIVVSDGDLITNAISQKNGPMQMGVNLFDPSMVYANKEFLLNSLGYLTNNAGIMEARNKELTLRLLDAEKIKQNKSMWQAICVIIPVLLILLFRVIFQFIRQRKFER; this is encoded by the coding sequence TACTCGTCATAGCTATACTGATAGGCGTTAACATCCTGGCCATGTACGTTCATACAAGATGGGACTTAACCGCCGAAAAGAGATTTACCCTTACTCCCAGCACACGCCAGCTGCTAAAAGGGCTGGATAGCACTGTTACCATCGAGGTATTCCTCAAGGGTGATTACCCTGCTTCCTTCCGTCAACTGGCACAATCTACCCAGGAACTCCTGGAAGAATTCAGGGAAGTAGGCGGTAACCGTGTACAGTTTTCTTTCCAGAATCCCGGTCAGGGTATGAATGATTCCGACAGACTCGCTTTTCAGCAATCACTGGCTGAGCAGGGGATCATGCCTTTTAATATGCAGGTGCAGGAAGATGCGAACCAGGGATACTCTGAGAAACTGATCTTCCCGGGTGCCCTTGTTCACTATGGCAGCAAGACCATTGGCATCAATCTCCTGAAGAACCAGGGTGGCCAGGATCCCATGCAAACCATGAACAGCTCTGAGGCACTGCTGGAATTCCAGTTTGCCAACGCCATCTATCAGCTCAAACAAAACCACCTGCCACTGGTAGGCTACATGCTCGGCCACAAGGAATTACTGGGGGCCGAAGTACTGGATGCCCTTACCAGCATGCAAAGCAGCTACCTGCTTGACACCATTACTTTACAATACGTTTCTCACATTCCGCAGGATTTTTCCGCCATCGTGTTTGCAAAACCTGCTGACCGATTTACTGATGAAGATAAGTTGAAGATTGATCAGTACGTCATGAACGGGGGTAAAGTGATCTGGTTTGTAGATGAGCTGAATGTAGGCATGGATAGCCTGCAAAAACATGATACCTATGTAGCTATGGATCGTGAACTGAACCTGGAAGACATGCTGTTTCGCTATGGCGTGCGGATCAACCAGGACCTGATCCAGGATTTACAATGTGATCGCCTTCCACAGGTGGTGGGACATGTTGGGGATAAACCACAGTTTGACCTGCTCCCTTTCCCTTATTTCCCATTGCTTTCACCAACCGGTGCACATCCGATTGTAAAAAATATGGACCTGGTGCTGAGCCATTTTGCAAGCTCAATCGATACAGTGAAAGGAGGAGATATCTCCAAAACTGTGCTGCTGACTTCTTCCGGCAATTCACGTACAGAGCGTGCTCCTGTACAGCTGAGCTGGAACGACCTTCGTACCAAACCTAATCCACGCCAGTTCCAGCAGCATAACCTGCCGGTGGCAGTATTGCTGGAAGGACAGTTTACCTCCCTGTTCCGCAACAGACTGAGTGTAGACGAGCAACAGCTGATTCAGCAGGTGACCCGTTTACCATTTAAAGATCATAGTGATGTTATAAATAAGATGATTGTCGTTAGTGACGGCGACCTCATCACCAATGCCATTTCCCAGAAAAATGGTCCTATGCAGATGGGTGTTAACCTCTTCGACCCCTCGATGGTATATGCCAATAAAGAGTTCCTGCTCAACTCGCTGGGATACCTTACCAACAACGCCGGCATCATGGAAGCGCGCAATAAAGAGTTAACCCTGCGCTTGTTAGATGCCGAAAAGATCAAGCAAAACAAGTCTATGTGGCAGGCTATTTGTGTCATTATTCCCGTTCTGCTAATCCTTTTGTTCAGGGTCATTTTCCAGTTCATCAGACAGCGGAAGTTCGAAAGATAA